A genomic segment from Peribacillus sp. ACCC06369 encodes:
- the sdhB gene encoding succinate dehydrogenase iron-sulfur subunit — MVETKSETKTVRFIITRQDTPDSAPYDEEFELAYRPNMNVISALMEIRRNPVTVQGKHTTAIAWDMNCLEEVCGACSMVINGKPRQSCTALIDQLEQPVRLAPMRTFPVVRDLQVDRSRMFDSLKKVKAWIPIDGTYNLGPGPRMPEKKRQWAYELSKCMTCGVCLEACPNVNSNSDFMGPQPLSQVRLFNAHPTGAMNKAERLNTIMGDGGLANCGNSQNCVQSCPKGIPLTTSIAALNRDTTIQQFRNFFGSDEV, encoded by the coding sequence ATGGTTGAAACTAAATCTGAGACTAAAACAGTCCGTTTTATAATCACTCGTCAAGATACACCGGATTCAGCTCCTTATGATGAGGAATTCGAATTAGCGTATCGCCCGAATATGAACGTAATTTCCGCTCTAATGGAAATTCGTCGTAATCCGGTAACTGTACAAGGCAAGCACACTACAGCAATCGCATGGGACATGAACTGTCTTGAAGAGGTTTGTGGTGCTTGTTCAATGGTTATCAATGGTAAACCAAGACAATCATGTACAGCTCTTATCGATCAATTGGAGCAACCGGTTCGTCTAGCTCCAATGCGTACATTCCCTGTTGTTCGTGACCTACAAGTCGATCGCAGCCGTATGTTCGACTCATTGAAAAAGGTAAAAGCATGGATTCCAATCGATGGAACGTACAATCTTGGACCAGGACCGCGTATGCCAGAAAAGAAACGTCAATGGGCTTACGAGTTATCAAAATGTATGACTTGCGGTGTTTGTTTGGAGGCTTGCCCGAACGTAAACAGCAATTCAGACTTCATGGGGCCACAACCATTATCACAAGTTCGTTTATTCAACGCACATCCAACGGGTGCAATGAACAAAGCTGAACGTTTAAATACAATCATGGGTGATGGAGGACTTGCAAACTGCGGTAACTCACAAAACTGTGTGCAGTCTTGCCCTAAAGGCATTCCATTAACAACTTCGATTGCAGCATTGAACCGTGATACTACGATCCAACAATTCCGTAACTTCTTCGGAAGCGACGAAGTTTAA
- the sdhA gene encoding succinate dehydrogenase flavoprotein subunit translates to MGKGKIVIVGGGLAGLMATIKAAELGQQVDLFSLVPVKRSHSVCAQGGINGAVNTKGEGDSPYIHFDDTVYGGDFLANQPPVKAMCEAAPSIIHMFDRMGVMFNRTPEGLLDFRRFGGTQHSRTAFAGATTGQQLLYALDEQVRRYEVEGLVTKYEGWEFLGAVIDDEQTARGIVAQNLTSMEIKSFPGDAVIMASGGPGIIFGKSTNSMINTGSAASIVYQQGVNYANGEFIQIHPTAIPGDDKLRLMSESARGEGGRIWTYKDGKPWYFLEEKYPAYGNLVPRDIATREIFDVCMNMKLGINGENMVYLDLSHKDPKLLDIKLGGIIEIYEKFMGEDPRKVPMKIFPAVHYSMGGLWVDYDQMTNIKGLFAAGECDYSQHGGNRLGANSLLSAIYGGSVAGPNAVKYIEGLDKTSESISSSLFEGYEKQEQEKWNEVMSLDGNENAYVLHKELGEWMTQHVTVVRYNDKLKETDNKILELMERYKKININDTAKWSNQGAAFTRQLQNMMQLARVITIGALNRDESRGAHYKPDFPERNDEEFMKTTMATFKGMDQAPEFHYEDIDVSLIAPRKRDYTTKH, encoded by the coding sequence TTGGGTAAAGGTAAAATAGTTATCGTTGGTGGAGGTCTAGCTGGATTAATGGCTACGATCAAAGCAGCAGAGCTGGGACAACAGGTTGATTTATTTTCTTTAGTGCCTGTTAAACGCTCTCACTCAGTTTGTGCCCAAGGCGGAATCAATGGGGCAGTAAATACAAAAGGTGAAGGGGATTCTCCATATATCCACTTCGACGATACAGTTTATGGCGGAGATTTCTTGGCTAACCAACCGCCGGTTAAAGCGATGTGCGAAGCAGCACCATCTATCATCCATATGTTTGACCGTATGGGTGTTATGTTCAACCGTACTCCGGAAGGTCTTCTTGATTTCCGTCGTTTCGGTGGTACTCAACATAGCCGTACAGCATTTGCTGGTGCAACAACTGGTCAACAATTACTTTACGCATTGGACGAGCAGGTTCGCCGTTATGAAGTTGAAGGCCTTGTAACGAAATATGAAGGCTGGGAATTCCTTGGAGCTGTTATCGATGATGAACAAACAGCACGTGGTATCGTAGCTCAAAACCTGACTTCAATGGAAATCAAATCATTCCCTGGCGACGCAGTCATCATGGCGAGCGGTGGCCCTGGAATCATTTTCGGTAAATCAACTAACTCAATGATCAATACAGGCTCAGCAGCTTCCATCGTTTATCAACAAGGTGTAAATTATGCAAATGGTGAGTTCATTCAAATTCACCCGACTGCAATCCCTGGAGATGACAAACTTCGTCTAATGAGTGAATCCGCTCGTGGTGAAGGTGGACGTATCTGGACATATAAAGACGGAAAACCTTGGTATTTCCTTGAAGAAAAATACCCTGCTTATGGTAATCTAGTACCTCGTGATATCGCGACTCGTGAAATCTTCGACGTATGCATGAACATGAAGCTTGGCATTAATGGAGAAAACATGGTTTACCTGGATCTATCACATAAAGATCCTAAATTACTTGATATAAAACTTGGTGGAATCATTGAAATCTACGAGAAATTCATGGGTGAAGATCCACGTAAAGTTCCAATGAAAATTTTCCCTGCCGTTCACTATTCCATGGGCGGACTTTGGGTGGATTATGACCAAATGACTAACATCAAAGGTTTATTCGCTGCTGGTGAGTGTGATTACTCTCAACATGGCGGTAACCGTCTTGGTGCGAACTCACTTCTTTCTGCAATCTATGGTGGTTCAGTCGCTGGACCGAATGCCGTTAAATATATTGAAGGCCTTGATAAAACTTCAGAATCCATTTCTTCTTCGTTGTTTGAAGGGTACGAAAAACAAGAACAGGAAAAATGGAATGAAGTCATGTCCCTTGATGGTAACGAAAATGCGTACGTTCTTCACAAAGAACTTGGTGAGTGGATGACACAGCATGTTACTGTAGTTCGTTACAATGACAAGCTGAAAGAAACGGATAACAAGATTCTTGAACTGATGGAACGTTACAAGAAAATTAACATCAATGACACGGCAAAATGGAGTAACCAAGGAGCTGCATTCACTAGACAGCTGCAAAATATGATGCAATTGGCTCGTGTAATCACAATTGGTGCGTTAAACCGTGACGAAAGCCGCGGAGCGCATTACAAACCTGATTTCCCAGAACGTAATGATGAGGAATTCATGAAAACAACTATGGCAACATTCAAAGGCATGGATCAAGCACCTGAATTCCATTATGAAGATATTGATGTATCACTGATCGCACCGCGTAAACGTGATTACACAACGAAACACTAA
- a CDS encoding succinate dehydrogenase cytochrome b558 subunit: MAKNREFGNRRLHSLLGVIPIGLFLIFHLSVNFMATKGEETFNGAVHLIEYTPVKILVEWVVIYLPLIFHAVYGIYIAFTAKNNLGRFSFFRNWMFMLQRLTGIITLIFLVWHIWATRIQAAMGAEVNFDMMAEIFSSPFMIVFYIVGIISAIFHFANGLWSFAVSWGLTVSPKSQKIMTYFTLIVFVLLSYIGISAIFAFV; this comes from the coding sequence GTGGCAAAAAATCGTGAGTTTGGGAATCGCAGGCTTCATTCACTTCTAGGAGTAATTCCAATTGGTCTATTCCTAATTTTTCATTTATCGGTAAACTTTATGGCAACAAAAGGAGAAGAAACTTTTAATGGGGCAGTTCATTTAATTGAGTATACGCCCGTGAAGATTTTGGTAGAATGGGTCGTTATCTATCTACCGCTCATTTTCCATGCTGTGTACGGAATTTATATTGCCTTTACAGCAAAAAACAATTTAGGCAGATTTAGTTTCTTCCGTAACTGGATGTTCATGCTGCAACGTCTAACTGGAATCATAACGTTGATTTTCCTTGTTTGGCATATATGGGCAACTAGAATTCAAGCAGCCATGGGTGCTGAAGTTAACTTTGACATGATGGCTGAAATTTTCTCTAGTCCATTTATGATTGTGTTCTATATTGTTGGAATTATCTCGGCAATTTTCCACTTTGCTAATGGATTATGGTCATTTGCAGTGAGCTGGGGTCTTACAGTTTCACCTAAATCGCAAAAAATCATGACTTACTTTACATTGATCGTTTTCGTTCTTCTTTCTTATATCGGAATTAGCGCAATTTTCGCTTTCGTATAA
- a CDS encoding YslB family protein: MKKNIAAAIEEEIQAEEIQTEEFQVPAFGYELIREVLLNDILGKDSNQILYWAGKQLARKFPLNGDQEVIEFFQSAGWGNLEIMKYSKTEMELSLTGEIISRRLDLHPDCHFQLEAGFLAEQFTLQKKFLSESTEEIKRRAKKVIFTIQWDPRDPI, translated from the coding sequence ATGAAAAAAAATATTGCTGCTGCGATAGAAGAAGAGATTCAAGCTGAAGAAATTCAAACTGAAGAATTCCAAGTTCCAGCTTTCGGATACGAATTAATCAGAGAAGTTCTATTGAACGATATTCTCGGAAAAGACTCTAATCAAATCCTTTATTGGGCAGGTAAACAGTTAGCAAGAAAATTCCCATTGAATGGCGATCAGGAAGTGATTGAATTTTTCCAGAGCGCTGGATGGGGCAATTTGGAAATCATGAAGTATTCAAAAACCGAGATGGAATTATCCCTGACGGGTGAAATAATCAGCCGCCGCCTGGATTTACACCCTGATTGTCACTTCCAACTTGAAGCCGGTTTCCTTGCCGAGCAGTTTACACTGCAAAAAAAATTCCTCAGCGAATCAACGGAAGAAATCAAACGCCGCGCAAAAAAAGTGATATTCACCATCCAATGGGATCCCAGAGATCCAATCTAA
- a CDS encoding aspartate kinase, producing MALIVQKFGGTSVGSVEKIKNVANRVIEEVENGNGVVVVVSAMGKTTDQLVSMAQDISGTPSKREMDMLLTTGEQITISLLTMALIEKGHEAISYTGWQAGMQTESVHGNARILNIDATRIQAQLQEKKIVVVAGFQGSDANGEITTLGRGGSDTTAVAIAAALNADRCDIYTDVTGVFTTDPRYIKGARKLQSISYDEMLELANLGAGVLHPRAVEYAKNYQIPLEVRSSMERESGTIIEEEATMEENLIVRGIAFEDSITRVTIYGLPQSLGALSTIFTTLAKNRINVDIIIQSMTAEDTTNLSFSTKSEDTEAALVVLENNKERLAFDRIETEGGLAKVSIVGSGMVSNPGVAAEMFEVMANTGIQVKMVSTSEIKVSTVVNEKEMVKAVESLHEAFKLGQHANVLA from the coding sequence ATGGCATTAATCGTTCAAAAATTCGGCGGAACATCCGTCGGAAGCGTAGAAAAAATCAAAAATGTTGCCAATCGGGTAATCGAGGAAGTGGAGAATGGAAATGGTGTGGTAGTCGTTGTTTCAGCTATGGGGAAAACCACAGATCAATTGGTTTCCATGGCCCAAGATATTTCCGGAACCCCGAGCAAGAGGGAAATGGATATGCTATTGACGACGGGGGAACAGATCACGATATCCCTGTTAACGATGGCATTGATTGAAAAAGGACATGAAGCCATTTCGTACACAGGCTGGCAGGCAGGCATGCAAACGGAATCCGTTCATGGGAATGCCAGGATTTTAAACATCGATGCTACAAGGATTCAAGCCCAGCTCCAGGAAAAGAAAATTGTGGTCGTAGCCGGTTTCCAGGGGAGCGATGCAAATGGGGAAATCACTACCTTAGGGCGGGGTGGTTCCGATACGACGGCGGTTGCCATCGCTGCAGCGCTGAATGCGGATAGATGCGATATTTATACGGATGTAACTGGTGTTTTCACTACGGATCCACGCTACATAAAAGGTGCGCGAAAACTTCAATCCATTTCTTACGATGAGATGCTGGAACTTGCAAACCTGGGGGCGGGCGTCCTACATCCAAGGGCTGTCGAATATGCAAAGAATTATCAAATCCCGCTTGAAGTCCGTTCGAGCATGGAGAGAGAATCAGGAACGATCATAGAGGAGGAAGCAACTATGGAAGAAAACTTAATTGTACGCGGCATTGCTTTTGAAGACAGTATTACTAGGGTCACAATTTATGGTTTGCCACAATCACTTGGTGCATTATCCACAATTTTCACGACACTTGCGAAAAACCGGATTAATGTGGACATCATCATTCAAAGCATGACTGCCGAGGATACGACCAATCTATCATTTTCCACAAAAAGTGAAGATACGGAAGCGGCATTGGTCGTGCTGGAAAACAATAAAGAACGATTGGCATTCGACCGAATCGAAACGGAGGGTGGGTTGGCCAAAGTGTCCATCGTCGGATCTGGTATGGTATCCAATCCAGGAGTGGCTGCCGAGATGTTTGAAGTGATGGCCAATACAGGCATCCAAGTGAAAATGGTCAGCACATCGGAAATTAAAGTCTCGACTGTCGTCAATGAAAAGGAAATGGTGAAGGCTGTCGAATCTCTTCATGAAGCATTTAAACTTGGGCAGCATGCAAATGTGCTAGCTTGA
- the uvrC gene encoding excinuclease ABC subunit UvrC: MNQQIKNKLALLPDQPGCYLMKDRQGTIIYVGKAKVLKNRVRSYFTGSHDGKTFRLVNEIEDFEYIVTSSNIEALILELNLIKKHDPKYNVMLKDDKTYPFIKLTAERHPRLIITRKVKKDKGKYFGPYPNAFAANETKKLLDRIYPLRKCNTLPDRVCLYYHLGQCLAPCVYDVEEQEYKKMVDDINRFLNGGHTEIKKELTEKMLEASENLDFERAKEFRDKIAHIDITMEKQKMMTTDFIDRDVFGFAYDKGWMCVQVFFVRQGKLIERDVSLFPVYDEPEQELLTFLGQFYEITNHFKPKEILLPESVDAEMAEGLLGVKTIHPKRGSKKDMLKLANKNASIALQEKFSLIERDEERTINAVENLGTQLGIYTPHRIEAFDNSNIQGSDPVSALVVFIDGKPEKREYRKYKIKTVQGPDDYESMREVVRRRYSRVLKEGLPLPDLIIIDGGKGHVEAVRDILENELGLDIPLSGLIKDEKHRTSQLMIGNPLELVPLDSRSQEFYLLQRIQDEVHRFAITFHRQLRGKNAVHSQLDDIPGVGEKRRKQLLRHFGSLKKIKEATAEEIMEAGMPKGVAEGIVRKLQE, from the coding sequence ATGAACCAACAAATAAAGAATAAACTTGCCCTTCTTCCCGATCAACCTGGTTGTTATTTAATGAAAGATCGTCAGGGAACGATCATATATGTAGGCAAAGCGAAAGTGTTGAAAAATCGTGTCCGTTCTTATTTCACGGGTTCTCATGATGGAAAAACATTTCGGCTTGTGAATGAGATTGAGGATTTTGAATACATCGTCACCTCTTCCAATATCGAGGCCCTTATTTTAGAGCTGAACTTAATCAAAAAACATGATCCAAAATATAATGTCATGCTTAAGGATGATAAGACGTACCCTTTCATCAAGCTGACGGCGGAACGTCATCCACGTCTAATCATTACGCGAAAAGTAAAAAAAGATAAAGGGAAATACTTCGGACCATATCCAAATGCTTTTGCAGCTAACGAAACGAAAAAGTTGCTCGATCGCATCTATCCCCTTAGAAAATGCAATACCTTACCTGATCGCGTTTGTCTTTATTATCACCTTGGCCAGTGCCTGGCCCCATGTGTTTATGATGTTGAGGAACAGGAATATAAGAAAATGGTGGATGATATCAACCGCTTCTTGAACGGTGGACATACTGAGATAAAAAAAGAACTGACTGAAAAAATGCTGGAGGCATCAGAAAATCTCGATTTCGAGAGGGCCAAAGAGTTCCGTGACAAAATTGCCCACATCGATATTACGATGGAGAAGCAGAAAATGATGACGACCGATTTCATCGACAGGGATGTATTTGGGTTTGCCTATGATAAAGGCTGGATGTGTGTTCAGGTATTTTTTGTCCGACAGGGTAAATTGATAGAAAGAGATGTTTCACTTTTTCCTGTCTATGATGAACCGGAACAGGAACTTCTTACATTCCTCGGTCAGTTTTACGAGATTACCAACCACTTTAAACCAAAGGAAATCTTGCTGCCTGAGTCAGTGGATGCTGAAATGGCCGAAGGGCTCCTTGGTGTCAAAACGATTCACCCGAAACGGGGATCGAAAAAAGACATGCTTAAATTGGCGAATAAAAATGCCTCCATCGCCCTTCAGGAAAAATTCTCCTTGATTGAACGGGATGAAGAAAGAACCATCAATGCGGTAGAAAACCTCGGGACCCAATTAGGCATCTACACCCCGCACCGAATTGAAGCTTTCGATAACTCCAATATTCAGGGAAGTGACCCTGTTTCCGCTTTAGTCGTGTTCATTGATGGGAAACCGGAAAAAAGGGAGTACCGTAAATATAAGATCAAGACGGTCCAGGGACCTGATGATTATGAATCGATGCGTGAAGTGGTCAGAAGAAGGTATTCACGAGTATTGAAAGAAGGGCTGCCGCTTCCGGACTTAATCATCATCGATGGTGGAAAGGGCCATGTGGAAGCCGTTCGGGATATATTGGAGAATGAATTGGGCCTTGATATTCCACTATCAGGTCTCATTAAGGATGAAAAGCATAGGACCTCGCAGTTGATGATTGGAAATCCGCTCGAACTCGTACCACTTGATTCACGTAGCCAGGAATTTTACTTATTGCAAAGAATTCAGGATGAGGTGCATCGGTTCGCGATTACGTTTCATCGCCAGCTACGCGGGAAAAATGCGGTTCACTCCCAGCTAGATGATATTCCAGGTGTCGGGGAAAAGCGAAGGAAGCAATTGTTGAGGCATTTTGGGTCATTGAAGAAAATCAAAGAGGCAACGGCCGAGGAAATTATGGAAGCGGGCATGCCAAAAGGGGTAGCCGAGGGAATCGTAAGAAAATTACAAGAATAA